From a region of the Deinococcus metallilatus genome:
- the xylA gene encoding xylose isomerase, with protein sequence MTDDYQPRPADKFTFGLWTVGQTGRDPFGEATRPGFSAPYIVRKLAELGAYGVNLHDNDLVPIDATPQQRDRIVAEFKQALSDHGLALPMATTNLFSDPAFKDGAFTSADARVRAYALQKTMHSMDLGHELGAQTYVFWGGREGTEVDASSKLLDALAWFRDSLNFLAEYSQSQGYGYRFALEPKPNEPRGDLFFPTAGSMLGFIATLDQPDLFGVNPEFAHDTMAGLNFTHAVAQVIDAGKLFHIDLNDQKMGRFDQDLRFGAENLKTCFFLVKLLEDTGYSGPRHFDAHALRTEDEEGVWAFARGCMRTYLMLKEKARQFDEDPEIQAALQAYRVDDEELARLTAKFSPENAEALKNRTFDREALGRRGPGLEQLDQLTVELLLGLRGAVARA encoded by the coding sequence ATGACGGACGACTACCAGCCCCGACCCGCCGACAAGTTCACCTTTGGCCTCTGGACCGTGGGCCAGACTGGGCGCGACCCGTTCGGGGAGGCGACCCGGCCCGGCTTTTCGGCCCCGTACATCGTGCGGAAGCTTGCCGAACTCGGCGCGTACGGTGTGAACCTCCACGACAACGATCTGGTTCCGATAGACGCCACCCCGCAGCAACGGGACCGCATCGTGGCCGAGTTCAAACAGGCCCTCTCCGACCACGGCCTCGCCCTGCCGATGGCGACCACGAATCTCTTTTCCGACCCCGCCTTCAAGGACGGGGCCTTCACCTCCGCCGACGCGCGGGTGCGGGCCTACGCCCTTCAGAAGACGATGCACAGCATGGACCTGGGGCACGAACTCGGCGCGCAGACCTACGTTTTCTGGGGCGGGCGCGAGGGGACCGAGGTGGATGCCAGCAGCAAACTGCTCGACGCGCTGGCCTGGTTCCGCGACAGCCTGAACTTCCTGGCCGAGTACAGCCAGAGCCAGGGGTACGGGTACCGCTTCGCGCTGGAACCCAAGCCGAACGAGCCGCGCGGCGACCTCTTCTTTCCCACCGCTGGCTCGATGCTCGGTTTCATCGCCACCCTCGACCAGCCGGACCTCTTCGGGGTGAACCCGGAGTTCGCGCACGACACGATGGCGGGACTCAACTTCACCCACGCCGTCGCGCAGGTGATCGACGCCGGAAAGCTCTTCCACATCGACCTGAACGACCAGAAGATGGGCCGCTTCGACCAGGATTTGCGCTTCGGCGCGGAGAACCTCAAGACCTGCTTCTTTCTAGTGAAGCTGCTGGAGGACACCGGCTACAGCGGCCCGAGGCACTTCGACGCCCACGCCCTGAGAACGGAGGACGAGGAAGGGGTGTGGGCCTTTGCGCGGGGGTGCATGCGGACGTACCTGATGCTGAAGGAGAAAGCGCGGCAATTTGACGAGGACCCGGAGATTCAGGCGGCCTTGCAGGCGTACCGCGTGGACGACGAGGAACTCGCGCGCCTCACCGCGAAGTTCAGCCCGGAGAACGCCGAGGCGCTGAAGAACCGGACCTTTGATCGTGAAGCCCTCGGCAGACGCGGTCCCGGCCTGGAGCAGCTCGACCAGCTCACGGTGGAGCTGCTGCTGGGGCTGCGCGGCGCTGTGGCAAGGGCATGA
- a CDS encoding ABC transporter permease, which translates to MSTPNPPVPPPPAASGAVPPAPPRPFLSRLAALGPLLGLLALAAVATALNPEFLTVSNLANVLTRAAFTGIIAVGMTFVIISGGIDLSVGSLAALIAGVMILVMNALTASLGAGAATIALGMLTALVLGSLAGLFHGVTITLGRIEPFIVTLGTLGIYRAVLTYLAQGGAISLGLEVGDRYSPVYYGTLLGVPIPILVFAAVALLGGLVLNRTRYGRYVQAIGSNEQVARYAAINVTGIKIATYVLLGVCVGLATILYVPRLGSATPSTGLLWELDAIAAVIIGGTALKGGSGRIWGTVVGAILLVTIENVLNLTNIISVYLNAAVTGFVIILVAFFQRSRR; encoded by the coding sequence ATGTCCACACCTAATCCGCCCGTTCCCCCGCCGCCCGCCGCTTCCGGCGCGGTCCCGCCAGCTCCCCCCCGTCCCTTCCTGTCCCGCCTCGCGGCGCTGGGGCCGCTGCTGGGCCTGCTGGCCCTGGCCGCCGTCGCCACCGCCCTCAACCCGGAGTTCCTGACCGTCTCCAATCTTGCCAACGTCCTGACGCGCGCCGCATTTACCGGCATCATCGCCGTCGGCATGACCTTCGTGATCATCTCGGGCGGCATCGACCTGTCCGTCGGGTCGCTCGCGGCGCTGATCGCGGGGGTGATGATCCTGGTGATGAACGCGCTGACGGCCTCGCTGGGGGCCGGGGCCGCGACCATCGCGCTGGGGATGCTGACGGCGCTGGTCCTGGGGTCCCTGGCGGGCCTCTTTCACGGCGTCACCATTACGCTGGGGCGCATCGAGCCGTTCATCGTCACGCTGGGGACGCTGGGCATCTACCGCGCGGTGCTGACCTACCTCGCGCAGGGCGGCGCGATCTCGCTGGGGCTGGAGGTGGGGGACCGCTACAGCCCGGTGTACTACGGCACGCTGCTGGGCGTCCCCATTCCCATCCTGGTGTTCGCGGCGGTGGCGCTGCTGGGTGGCCTGGTGCTGAACCGCACCCGCTATGGCCGCTACGTGCAGGCCATCGGCAGCAACGAACAGGTCGCCCGTTACGCCGCCATCAACGTCACTGGCATCAAGATCGCCACCTACGTGCTGCTGGGCGTCTGCGTGGGACTCGCCACCATCCTCTACGTGCCGCGCCTGGGCAGCGCCACGCCCTCGACGGGGCTGCTGTGGGAGCTGGACGCCATCGCGGCGGTGATCATCGGCGGCACCGCGCTCAAGGGCGGCTCGGGCCGCATCTGGGGCACGGTGGTGGGCGCCATTCTGCTCGTGACCATCGAGAACGTCCTGAACCTCACCAACATCATCAGCGTGTACCTCAACGCGGCGGTCACCGGCTTCGTCATCATCCTGGTCGCCTTTTTCCAGCGCAGCCGCCGCTGA
- a CDS encoding sugar phosphate isomerase/epimerase family protein, translating to MPRPITLFTGQWADLPLHDLAPLAREMGYDGLELACWGDHFDVQAALRDDQYVRQKRDLLASHGLECFAISNHLVGQAVCDPIDERHREIVPAHVWGDGEPEGVRQRAAQEMMDTARAAAKFGVNVVNGFTGSAIWHSLYAFPPTSQAYWERGFQDFAARWRPIMDVFDEVGVNFGLEVHPTEIAFDLATARRALDTLNHPRFGFNYDPSHLAYQGVDYVKFLREFGERIFHVHMKDVWWGHGNGDVGVFGGHTTFGDPRRYWDFRSVGRGDVNFEEIIVALNDIGYAGPLSVEWEDARMDRVHGATESAAFLKRLDFEPAAAAFDAAFARDTVPEQP from the coding sequence ATGCCACGACCCATCACGCTGTTTACCGGCCAGTGGGCGGACCTGCCCCTGCATGACCTCGCGCCCCTCGCCCGGGAGATGGGCTATGACGGCCTCGAACTCGCCTGCTGGGGCGACCACTTCGACGTGCAGGCGGCCCTGCGGGACGACCAGTATGTCCGGCAGAAACGCGATCTGCTCGCCTCACATGGCCTGGAATGCTTCGCCATCAGCAACCACCTCGTCGGGCAGGCGGTATGCGACCCCATCGACGAGCGGCACCGCGAGATCGTCCCCGCCCACGTCTGGGGGGACGGCGAGCCGGAAGGCGTGCGCCAGCGGGCTGCGCAGGAAATGATGGACACGGCAAGGGCGGCGGCGAAGTTCGGGGTGAACGTCGTCAACGGCTTTACCGGCTCGGCTATCTGGCACAGCCTCTACGCCTTTCCCCCCACCTCGCAGGCGTACTGGGAGCGCGGCTTTCAGGACTTCGCCGCGCGCTGGCGCCCGATCATGGACGTGTTCGACGAGGTGGGCGTGAACTTCGGTCTGGAAGTCCACCCGACGGAGATCGCCTTCGACCTCGCCACGGCGCGGCGTGCGCTGGACACGCTCAATCATCCCCGCTTCGGCTTCAACTACGACCCCAGCCACCTCGCGTATCAGGGGGTGGACTACGTGAAGTTCCTCCGCGAGTTCGGGGAGCGCATCTTCCACGTCCACATGAAGGACGTGTGGTGGGGGCACGGGAATGGCGACGTGGGGGTCTTCGGCGGTCACACGACGTTCGGTGATCCCCGCCGCTACTGGGATTTCCGCAGTGTCGGGCGTGGGGACGTGAACTTCGAGGAGATCATCGTGGCCCTGAACGACATCGGCTACGCGGGACCGCTCAGCGTGGAGTGGGAGGACGCCCGCATGGACCGCGTGCATGGGGCCACCGAGAGTGCGGCTTTTCTGAAACGGCTGGACTTCGAGCCTGCCGCCGCCGCATTCGACGCCGCCTTCGCCCGCGACACGGTGCCGGAGCAGCCATGA
- a CDS encoding ABC transporter substrate-binding protein, giving the protein MHTLKRLAVLSALLAGSLAFAQAKQVIGVSIPAADHGWTAGIVYHANEAKKALEQKYPNVQIIVKTAKDSNEQANQIQDLYTVNKINALVILPQESAPLTRPVADLKSKGVFVTVVDRGLTDPKAQDAYVAGDNTAFGRVAGQYFAQRLGAQGGNVVVLRGIPTVIDNQRVAAFNAAVAKNPKIKVLDARYGNWNRDDAFKVMQDYLTRFPKIDAVWASDDDMAVGVLRAIQQAGRKDIKFVVGGAGMKDMIKKVMDGDALIPVDVTYPPSMIADAMRLTVESRVTGKPMKATTIIPSVLVTKANAKQFYYPNSPF; this is encoded by the coding sequence ATGCACACTCTGAAGCGTCTGGCTGTCCTTTCCGCGTTGCTGGCCGGGTCCCTCGCGTTCGCGCAGGCGAAGCAGGTGATCGGCGTCTCGATTCCCGCCGCCGACCACGGCTGGACGGCGGGCATCGTGTACCACGCCAACGAGGCCAAGAAAGCCCTGGAGCAGAAGTACCCGAACGTCCAGATCATCGTGAAGACGGCCAAGGACAGCAACGAGCAGGCCAACCAGATTCAGGACCTCTACACCGTCAACAAGATCAACGCGCTGGTGATCCTGCCGCAGGAAAGCGCCCCGCTGACCCGGCCTGTCGCAGACCTGAAGTCGAAGGGCGTCTTCGTGACGGTGGTGGACCGCGGCCTGACCGACCCCAAGGCGCAGGATGCCTACGTGGCCGGGGACAACACCGCCTTCGGGCGGGTGGCCGGGCAGTACTTCGCGCAGCGGCTCGGGGCGCAGGGCGGCAACGTGGTGGTGCTGCGCGGCATTCCCACGGTGATCGACAACCAGCGGGTGGCCGCCTTCAACGCGGCGGTGGCGAAGAACCCCAAGATCAAGGTGCTGGACGCCCGCTACGGCAACTGGAACCGCGATGACGCCTTCAAGGTGATGCAGGACTACCTGACGCGCTTTCCCAAGATCGACGCGGTGTGGGCCAGCGACGACGACATGGCCGTCGGCGTGCTGCGGGCCATCCAGCAGGCGGGCCGCAAGGACATCAAGTTCGTGGTGGGCGGCGCGGGCATGAAGGACATGATCAAGAAGGTGATGGACGGGGACGCGCTGATTCCCGTCGATGTCACCTACCCGCCCAGCATGATCGCGGACGCCATGCGGCTCACCGTCGAAAGCCGCGTGACGGGCAAACCCATGAAGGCCACCACCATCATTCCCTCCGTGCTGGTGACCAAGGCCAACGCCAAGCAGTTCTATTACCCCAACTCGCCCTTCTGA
- a CDS encoding Gfo/Idh/MocA family protein yields the protein MSEKLRMGMVGGGTGAFIGAVHRMAAALDGEIAFTAGALSSTPGKARASGQALGLEDRRNYGTWEEMLEGELRLPPEERIHFVSIVTPNHLHYPVAKAFAAAGFHVVCDKPLVHTSAQALDLLDTARRSGVVFAVTYNYSGYPMVREARERVRRGELGAIRKVIVEYNQGWLATRLEEAGNKQADWRTDPARSGIAGAVGDIGSHAENLMATVTGLELEALCADLTTFVPGRELDDDASILLRFEGGARGLLWCSQIEIGAENDLRLRVYGTRGSLCWQQEEPNALELHLLDSPLQILRRGNPYLSEAARAATRLPSGHPEAFIEAFANLYRGVAEAIRARLEGRDPDPLLADFPTLADGLRGVQFIEKAVESARSEQKWTPARLTAAPPVASRGDA from the coding sequence ATGAGCGAAAAACTGCGGATGGGGATGGTCGGCGGTGGGACCGGGGCCTTTATCGGGGCCGTTCACCGCATGGCCGCCGCCCTCGACGGCGAGATCGCGTTCACGGCGGGGGCGCTGTCGAGTACGCCGGGCAAGGCACGCGCCTCCGGCCAGGCCCTGGGGCTGGAGGACCGCCGCAACTACGGCACCTGGGAGGAGATGCTGGAGGGGGAACTCCGCCTTCCGCCGGAGGAACGCATCCACTTCGTGTCCATCGTGACGCCCAACCACCTGCACTACCCGGTGGCGAAAGCCTTCGCCGCCGCCGGGTTCCACGTGGTGTGCGACAAGCCGCTCGTTCACACCAGCGCGCAGGCGCTCGACCTGCTGGACACCGCGCGCCGTTCGGGGGTGGTGTTCGCGGTGACCTACAACTACAGCGGCTACCCGATGGTGCGGGAGGCGCGCGAGCGGGTGCGGCGCGGCGAACTCGGCGCCATCCGCAAGGTGATCGTGGAGTACAACCAGGGCTGGCTCGCCACCCGGCTGGAGGAGGCGGGCAACAAGCAGGCGGACTGGCGCACCGACCCCGCCCGCAGCGGCATCGCGGGCGCGGTGGGCGACATCGGTTCACACGCCGAGAATCTGATGGCGACGGTGACCGGCCTGGAACTGGAAGCCCTCTGCGCCGACCTGACCACCTTCGTGCCGGGCCGCGAACTGGACGACGACGCCAGCATTCTGCTGCGCTTCGAGGGCGGCGCGCGCGGGCTGCTGTGGTGTTCGCAGATCGAGATCGGCGCGGAGAACGACCTGCGGCTGCGGGTCTACGGCACGCGCGGCAGCCTGTGCTGGCAGCAGGAGGAACCGAACGCGCTGGAACTGCACCTGTTGGACAGCCCCTTGCAGATTCTGCGGCGCGGCAACCCGTACCTGAGCGAGGCTGCCCGCGCTGCCACCCGCCTGCCCAGCGGTCACCCCGAAGCCTTTATCGAAGCCTTCGCCAACCTCTACCGGGGCGTGGCCGAGGCGATCCGGGCACGCCTGGAGGGGCGCGACCCCGACCCGCTGCTTGCCGACTTCCCCACGCTGGCGGACGGTCTGCGCGGCGTGCAGTTCATCGAGAAGGCGGTGGAGAGTGCCCGCAGCGAGCAGAAGTGGACCCCGGCCCGGTTGACGGCTGCTCCCCCCGTGGCCTCCAGAGGTGACGCATGA
- the xylB gene encoding xylulokinase, with translation MTGTPVVLGLDLGTSGVKAVALDREGRKVAEAGGSYPLLTPRPGWTEQRPQDWVAATLDALGKLAEGLHALGAAPLALGLSGQMHGLVALDAQGEVVRPAPLWNDQRTGAQVQAIEERIPRPDLIARTGNRAVTGFQLPKLLWLRDTEPEAFRRTWHALLPKDYLGFVLTGEMRTEPSDASGVGALNLAERRWDQDVLRALDLDPALFPKVVNSWDVTGTLRPDLARQTGLPAGLPVVAGGGDNAAAGIALGLGSAQPGTGSVSLGTSGVLFAPLTQPRPDPEGRVHLFAHADGGYHLLGVTLACAGALQWLRDRLAPEASFDTLLAEAAQVPGGAEGLTFLPYLAGERSPHMNPDLRGAWVGLSLAHGRAHLTRALLEGTAFALADAFEVMRPLAPVTTLLATGGGARSDLWLELVSGALGVQVRRTSQEPGAAEGAALLAMPAAGLYPSLKDVMQALQPGSTPVAQRDARAARERFLQTQRRLQERP, from the coding sequence ATGACCGGAACGCCCGTGGTCCTGGGCCTGGACCTGGGCACCAGCGGCGTGAAGGCCGTGGCACTTGACCGGGAGGGGCGCAAGGTGGCCGAGGCGGGCGGCAGCTACCCTCTGCTGACGCCCCGCCCCGGCTGGACCGAGCAGCGCCCGCAGGACTGGGTGGCGGCGACCCTGGACGCCCTGGGGAAGCTCGCGGAAGGGCTGCACGCGCTGGGGGCCGCGCCACTCGCGTTGGGTCTCTCCGGGCAGATGCACGGCCTGGTGGCGCTGGACGCGCAGGGGGAGGTGGTGCGGCCCGCCCCCCTCTGGAATGACCAGCGCACGGGCGCGCAGGTTCAGGCCATCGAGGAACGCATCCCCCGGCCTGACCTGATCGCACGCACTGGCAACCGGGCCGTGACGGGCTTTCAACTGCCCAAATTGCTGTGGCTGCGCGACACGGAGCCGGAAGCGTTCAGGCGCACCTGGCACGCGCTGCTTCCCAAGGACTACCTGGGCTTCGTCCTGACGGGGGAGATGCGCACGGAACCTTCCGACGCGTCGGGCGTGGGCGCCCTGAATCTGGCCGAGCGCCGCTGGGATCAGGACGTGCTGCGCGCCCTGGACCTCGACCCCGCCCTCTTTCCCAAGGTCGTGAACTCCTGGGACGTGACTGGAACCCTGCGGCCCGACCTGGCACGTCAGACGGGGCTGCCTGCGGGGCTGCCGGTGGTCGCGGGGGGCGGTGACAACGCGGCAGCGGGCATCGCTCTGGGCCTGGGCAGCGCGCAGCCGGGGACGGGCAGCGTCAGCCTGGGCACCAGCGGCGTCCTCTTCGCGCCCCTCACGCAGCCCCGGCCCGACCCGGAAGGCCGCGTGCATCTGTTCGCCCACGCGGACGGCGGCTATCACCTGCTCGGCGTGACCCTCGCCTGCGCGGGGGCGCTGCAATGGCTGCGGGACAGGCTGGCCCCGGAAGCCTCCTTCGATACGTTGCTTGCCGAGGCGGCGCAGGTGCCCGGCGGTGCGGAGGGCCTGACCTTCCTGCCGTACCTCGCGGGCGAGCGCAGCCCGCACATGAACCCCGACCTGCGGGGCGCCTGGGTCGGCCTGAGCCTGGCGCATGGCCGCGCCCACCTGACGCGGGCACTGCTGGAAGGCACGGCCTTCGCGCTGGCGGACGCCTTCGAGGTGATGCGCCCCCTGGCCCCCGTGACGACGCTCCTCGCCACGGGTGGTGGCGCGCGCAGCGACCTGTGGCTGGAGCTGGTGTCGGGGGCGCTGGGGGTCCAGGTCCGCCGCACGTCACAGGAACCGGGCGCGGCGGAGGGGGCCGCCCTGCTGGCGATGCCCGCCGCAGGGCTGTATCCGAGCCTTAAGGACGTCATGCAGGCTCTGCAACCCGGCAGCACGCCCGTTGCGCAGCGGGACGCCCGGGCTGCCCGTGAACGCTTCTTGCAGACACAGCGGCGCCTACAAGAAAGACCTTGA
- a CDS encoding LacI family DNA-binding transcriptional regulator, protein MTRPPPRKQASRKQPTQKQVAERAGVSQTIVSQVLNGQAGQARIHPETRARVLQAIRDLEYVPNAAARRLVGGRSSLIGVFTYEAVFPSSTRDFYAPFLEGIEEEAARSGLDLLLYTGGREGRSLTGGMQARLALTDGTVLLGHPGEQDRRELAALVRGGHPAVFIGRRTVPDAELTCVQADYASATAELTRRFLAQGHRRLLYVGRPGQDESALDRERGFVSVARPAPVQRLDPGELDRAWLQGALASGVTGFLLENDGLMRRFLEVAREAGYAVPDDCSAAVLGDAITGQAGDPSWSGLHVPRQEMGRGAVQALRLLVSREPPVPMIFPCEINAGATIGRCPGGAR, encoded by the coding sequence GTGACACGCCCCCCGCCCCGCAAGCAGGCCAGCCGCAAACAACCCACCCAGAAACAGGTGGCGGAGCGGGCCGGTGTCTCGCAGACCATCGTCTCCCAGGTGCTCAACGGGCAGGCGGGTCAGGCGCGCATCCACCCCGAGACGCGGGCGCGCGTCCTTCAGGCCATCCGCGACCTGGAGTACGTCCCGAACGCGGCGGCCCGCCGCCTGGTGGGGGGCCGCAGTTCCCTGATCGGCGTGTTCACCTACGAGGCGGTCTTTCCCAGCAGCACCCGCGACTTCTACGCGCCCTTTCTGGAAGGCATCGAGGAGGAGGCGGCCCGCAGCGGCCTCGACCTGCTGCTGTACACCGGGGGCCGGGAGGGCCGCAGCCTCACCGGGGGGATGCAGGCCCGCCTGGCCCTGACCGACGGCACGGTCCTGCTGGGGCATCCCGGCGAGCAGGACCGCCGCGAACTGGCAGCCCTGGTGAGGGGCGGGCATCCCGCCGTGTTCATCGGGCGGCGAACCGTGCCGGACGCCGAACTGACCTGCGTGCAGGCCGACTACGCCTCGGCCACCGCCGAACTCACCCGGCGCTTTCTGGCGCAGGGGCACCGGAGGCTGCTGTATGTGGGCCGCCCCGGACAGGACGAATCCGCCCTGGACCGGGAGCGCGGCTTCGTGAGCGTGGCCCGGCCCGCCCCCGTCCAGCGTCTGGACCCCGGGGAGCTGGACCGCGCCTGGCTGCAAGGCGCCCTGGCAAGCGGCGTCACCGGCTTCCTGCTGGAGAATGACGGTCTGATGCGCCGCTTTCTGGAGGTGGCGCGTGAAGCCGGGTATGCGGTGCCCGACGACTGTTCGGCGGCGGTGCTGGGCGACGCCATCACCGGGCAGGCAGGTGACCCGTCCTGGTCCGGCCTGCATGTCCCGCGGCAGGAGATGGGAAGGGGGGCGGTTCAGGCACTGCGCCTGCTGGTGTCACGGGAACCCCCGGTCCCCATGATCTTCCCGTGCGAGATCAATGCGGGCGCGACCATCGGCAGATGTCCGGGTGGGGCCCGGTAG